The Dromaius novaehollandiae isolate bDroNov1 chromosome 27, bDroNov1.hap1, whole genome shotgun sequence genome contains the following window.
AGCGTTAGTGCCAGGGGTATCACCTCTGAGTCAAGAGAAGTCCTGGCAGTGCAGAGCGTGCTGCACGGGAGCCCAGTGTCCTTGCTCAGGGTGTGGAACAGTGCCAGATGACTCGGACCAACCTGTCTTGTTGGTCTTGTTTCACTGGCAGCACGTGTCCTAAATTGGCACACTGCTGAGAAGATCAGCATGGTTTATGCAATGATGGCACTTTTTCTTAGTGCCCAGCATCAGCCTTCCTGCAAGAAGGGGCAAGAGACTTTCTGGTAAGCAAAGTTAGAATGGGGGAAGAGATCAAACATCAGAGGCAGCCTTGAGAGGAGCTTCCTGGTAGTCCTGGGGCCCCTGTGGTGCTTCATGTCTGTCCTCAATCCTTTCCCACCGTGCTGTCCTTAACTGCAGGTGATCATCATCATTTACCTGTCTGTGGTGGGGGCACTGCTGCTTTACATGGCTTTCCTTGTGCTCGTGGACCCTCTGATCCGGAAGCCGGATGCCTACACCCAGCCCCTGCACAACGAGGAGGAGAATGAGGTGAGCCTGTGCTGCTGGGGCATGTAGGCCGAAATGGGGGGCTGCACTCATGGCAGAGACAGCGAGGTGGGATGACAGCAGAGTCATGAGGGAACGGCTGACAGGGGCTATGCTTGTCCCCTAGTCCAGTGTGGGACTGGCACTTTTGCTTTTTGGACACTCACCACAGGTAAACATTTAGACTCAAATCTGTGCTAGAACATGCTGAAGCACAAGGAAAAATTCCAAGAGCACAAGATGAGACCTGTCCTCTGAGCCTCTagcagggctggggcagagggTGGTCTTTTACAGTGTGGCCATGATTGGAATGTCACAGTGTGGATGAAACCAAAAGTCAAATGGCTCCTATTTGTGTAGTGTGTAGTCACTTGGTGGTGAGATTCCAAGGAAAGATGGGTTTAATCATTTGCTGAAGCAAGGGATTGGCCTCTCTTCTAGCTGCTTAAAGGAGCAGACTTGgagctgttgctgctgttgttggaCCCTGCATTGGGCTTAGACCCTAGTGTATTCAGGCCCTTATTCCTTCTGCTCTCCCAAGGGCAGAATTTGCACTCAGATCCCATCTCTTTTGGGGACACCACCTCATTGCATCTTGGGCAAGAAGTTTAGGATCCGGTAGCAAAGGGAGAACCTGTCTCTCATAGATTTTTGGAGGAGGACAAATTTCTCAGTGCATGAAAGTTCCAGCATCCTTCCCTCTGGGAGAGAGAGAATTCTCCAAGAGGAGTGATTGGGTGTGACTCCAAGGGAGCTTTCAGAACAAGAGTGCTCTGAACTTGtaaatcttgtttctttttcccctgagGATTCCCTTTTCTTGTAGGGAAATATGGGAGGCTGAGATGTGGATGGTCTCTCAGAGATGAAGTGTTGGAGGCAGAGGTGATGGCTAGCATGCAGTGAGGGTGGAGGAGTGGAGTGGCTGCACACACAATGATTAACTGTCATGCTAATTCCAGCTGTGGCCCATGCTCTGTTTGAGGGATGCAGGGGCTGTTTCCAAGACTTGCTGCTCCTTAGTGGAATGTGTGGTCCTAGGACACGGCTTTTCCTGCAGGTTTCTCAGTTTGAAGGTGGTCTTTGAGCAGGGTGCAGTGCTAGGCAGAGCTCTGTTGTGGAGCTGAGCTCCTTCACTTGACAGAGCACCTGGGCTGCGCTCAAGCATCTCCCCGACTGCCAGCTCCAGGCCAGCAGCTGCCAGGAGACTCTTGAGGAGGCCTTTCCTAGTAGTTCCTGGCTGTGGACACCAGTGAAAGGTGTCAATCTTGGTCTCTGACACCCAGgaaagagaaggcagggaaaaaTGCAGAGCAGCAACTCCACAGGGGACAAGCCATGACTGTCCGGTTGTGCTCAGAGCAGTGCAACAGGCTGCGTCCTGCCCTGTGGATAGCTGAGTTGAAGCTCAGCTGTCTGCTCTCACTGCTCGTTGTTGGAGGCTACGTCCAGGAGCGTGCTCACGGGGTGTCAGCTGTAGTACCCTGAAGGAAACCCATTCAGCCTGTCCTTTTGAGAAAGCCAAGTGCGTCTTTCTCTGTAAAACAGCTCTTTTATAATATCTGGACCTTGGGACTCAGTCTGGGTTAACCATGGGCACTGCCTTCAGAGTGCTTCATTCTGTGGGAGGAGTGAAGGTACCAAGGAGGACCCTGACTGTTGCTTTGACTTAGGCAGGAGAGGATGCAAAGATCCTTTTTTCTGCCCTGTCTGTCACAAGACTGCTGTTCGGATTACCTCCGTGCTGTCCCGAAGCTGTAAGCTTTTGCCCCTCCATTCACCTGTCTCCATTAAGTAGGTCGTCCTGGACTCACGTCCCTGCACTGAAGCAGGACAGCAGGCTGGAGTCGACGGGGCCTTTCCTTATGAGAACTGTGGCTGTTTACAACATCCTTATTCTGCCTCAAAAAATAAACTTGATGAAAAACCCAGCTAGATATCAGTTAACTGAGATCACCTTCATAGCTTTGCCAAGCAAAGGTGCTGCATAGCACCTTTGCCAAGATTGTAATGCAGAGCCAGCTCTGACCCACTGACATATCGCTGAAGGTCTGTGTCAATGAAGAACGGAGTGACTTTCCCCTAGCAAAGCCCCAGTCTGTCCTAGGATCTGgatcctgcctgctgctgcattTGAGATGGTCTGTGTTTTGGACACAGCACCGTGGACATGTTACTTAGAGATCCTGGGGTGTTGTTTTGGtgttctgctgctctttgctggCAGAGTTGTTGAATGCTTCCTCCCGCTGTGAACCAGCTTCATTTCTGTAAAGAATCCCTTCTCCTTTCCTGGAGAAGAAAGATAGGACCATCTTTGGAGAGAGCTTTGCTCTAAACCCACTGCATGATTCTGCAGAAATACTAGATGGTGCCCAAGCAATGGGGCAGCACAGGGTAATTTGCTCGTCCCTCAGGAGGATGCAGTTCACCGGCAGTCGCACTGGCTAGCACAGGGGATGTCTGTGTGATGTGAAGCCTGTGAGTGGTTGAAAGGAATTTCTTGGTAGGCCTGGGGTGTTGGCTGTCCACAGAGAGCAATGTGAAAGACAACTGTCATCATCATCTTCTCACCGTCCCAAGGCCTGTGATTGCTGTGGGCACGGCCTCTTCAGTGATTAAGCTCTAAACCAGCTGCTCAGTCACACTTTGAGAAGGGAAGCTGCAGTGCTTAGAGACACCCTCCTTCCCCAATCTCTGAGATGAGGCACTTGATCAGACTGTCCTTTTTATGCTGTGTTGTAAATCAGGAGTCACTGTTTGGCCTGATTCTTTCATACTCGTTTGACGTAAGTGAGGAGTAGCTGCTCCGAAGTGCGTATCTTATCCGTTACCTCCCTCTGCTGGAAAAAGGAGGTCCTGCAGGATGAGATGATTTGTATTCTAAAAGTGTGTTTTCGTTCCACTGAATGTAACGGGAATAATTCAGGTTTAGATCTACATGCACGCTGCAGACCCCTGATATTAGGTGAGATTTATCTTACTCCAACACACTGGACTGTAAACTGCTTGGGATAGGTCTTGTGTTTGCCTTTGGTTCTGTGTATTTTCTGGCACAACAGGCCCCCATCCAAAGGGCCTTCTGACATAACTGCAGTGTAAATATGGTTGGTTGGAGCAGTCTCAACAGCCGAGCTAAACAAAGGTGCTGCAGCACCATCTCTGAGGCACAGATCAGCAGCTGCTGTAAGTTAGTATGTTGAGCACAGCTGGAAGTAGTGGCCCAGTTCAGAGGTGCGATGCATTTCACTTTGAGTGTGGTCCCTTGTGGATTCCTGGCTGTTGGTCTCCAGCAGAGGTTTAGGCTTGGGGCAGCTCCTCTTATGGGGACTTACTCTTTGGGGCCTGTGATTTTGCTGGGAGTGTTCTCAACAGCAGCCTTTTATTCAGAGTTGGGGAGCTGGTGTCAAGGACCTCTGAAAATCAGGGTCTTTGTCAGGACAGCTCAAGCCTAGAATTGCTCCTTTTGTAGAAATTCCTCCCAGAGATGAGCCATCTGTGTTTGTGAGGGGCATGCCTTCCTTTGACCCTTTTTCACCCCGTTTCTTTGCATTGCAGGATGCTCGCTCCTTGGCCACAGTCCCCACCCCATCCGGTGCCAGAGCCAACACCGTGCTGGAGAGGGTGGAGGGAGCCCAGCAGCGCTGGAAGCGCCAGgtgcaggagcagaggaagaCTGTTTTCGACCGCCACAAGATGCTGAGCTAGACAAGCAGCTACACAGCACCACTTCCCAAGAGACAGGGTCGCTCAGTTGGTAGAGGTGGACTGTAGGCCATCCTTCAGGACAGCCGTGGTGTTTGACTGAAAGCTCTAACCCTCTGATACTACAGTCTTCATATAGAGGGGCAGGCCAAAGTGCTTGGTTCTGGTTTTGTCCCCCTGCCTTTTCCATCTCGGCCCAGAGGCTCCTTAACCTTCGctccctgagatctgcactgaccCGTTGGCCCCATGCCTGCACGTAAATGGTTGTATGCAGTGCTGCTGCCCTGGTTAACGAGCTGACCTGTGTGGGGACTGCAGCTCCAGTGCACTGTGCTCGGCTTGACCCCACAGGCACTACTTGCTGGGACTGAAGTCTCCATcatcccctcctcccttccccccgtTAGAGATGAGGTCTCGGTATCAAGTACTGTAAGTTGGCCAAGTCAACATCTGTGGGATAAAATTAGTTTCGCTGTGTGGCttctctcagccatcctctgctACTGTGCTGTCATATGACAGTCTGCTGAAACCTGGAGCCCTCCAGTAGTGCGTTTGCCCTTTTGTGGCACTTCTGTGGTCTCAGAGAAAGCATTTGGAGGAGTTGCACTTGTCCAGTCCTGtttagggagggaaaaaaaaaaaaaaacataggtaTGAGGGAACAAAGTTAGGACTTGCCTGCCTCCAGCACTAGGAGGTGGATTTGCTTTGGATCAGAGCCGTTCTTCTTGCTGCGCAGTTCTAGGACCCAACATCCTACCGCAAACCAGAAGCCTAGGCCTTCTGGTGTAACTGCTGCTCCCTGGAAGACAGTTGTTGCCTCCATTTACACTTGCCACAGATGCCTTCTGTGAAAGGTGCTGCTCCAGGACGAAGAGGCCTCCTTCTTCTTTAGCTGGCACTGAAGTTAGTCGGGCACTGTTCTGCTGAGATGAGTGCACTGCACgggaaggaggaggcaggagTCCCTGCCAGTGGTCTGCTGCTGCTTATCCTTACTCTGGTGCAAATCTAGAGGATTTCCGTTGTCTTCAGTGGAGTCTCTCCAGACTTACACCAGCATAATTGAGATAGCAGCCTCGTTCCGTGTAGCTGCACATCATAAAACTGATTAGTACATTCACAAGTAAGAGACCAACAGGTAAATGGGGTGATTTACATTttagatttctgtttttcctggttTGGCAGTGGATAAATAACATACTGGGGAGAAAGCGTTTCATTTGTACCCACCCTAATACCCCTTGACACTGTCGCAGTGGGTTCAGTGGCATTTGTGTCAAAGAGAACTGGGACAACGGCTTTACTGGAGTATCAGATATGCTTGCTGACTGGGTCTCGGGGCCCTAGAAAGGCCATGCTTGTGCTTctcaaaaatataaagaaaactgaGAGCTCTGACTGTACTTTGGCTGTGTGGAGGAAAATGAAGTGATTCTGCAGTGTATATATTGATCCCACTGAGAATATTTATAATGTAAGGAAGGTGCTGAGTTTATCACATAGCATCTCTATATTAAATGCAACAGATATATTATATGTCTGGCTTTTTTTAGGCAGATGCCCCATCATTCCAGGGCTGGAGTCCACAGCACTGagctgctgctctctgtgctgcctTCTCATGCCCAGAGAGCAAGTTCATGCAGTCCTTCAGGACTGAGCTGTGCCTACAGCACTCAGGTGCTTTGGCAGTGCAGGAGGCCAGCAAGGCTTGGTCCATGGGCCTCTTGGCACTGGCTTGTGCCTAGAGAGCGATCGTCTCGCTCCAGGAGAGCTGGGCTTAAAACACTGGTCCCCAGAGTAGCACTGCAGAGCACACAGTTGGGGGAAAACTACTACAAGCTGTGTCACAAGAAGGTTGATAGGAGATCAGAGTCACACCTTGTATCTTGAAAACTGAGTGATTACTGGGGCTGTCAGGCAGGGACTGAGCTGGTGGGCTGGGTCCAGCTGGTGGCCAGTGCTCCTCCAGTCACCCCTGAGACCAGTAAGCACCAGGGTTGGGTGTCCTGCTCCTGGGAACCTGGGTCCCTGATCCCAGAGGGGAGAGGGATTGCGTGAGCAGCACCCTCAGAGTTTCCATTGGCCCTTTGGCCTTCCAGGAGCAGCTTGAAAACAGGAAGAgcataaaagaggaaaataactgAGGGTTAGAAATCACAAGGTGGCAGGTTAGAAAATTCAGATGAGGATGGGGGGGGTGGGATGGAGAGGTTGTAGAACACACTGCTGCCTGGTTAATCTGTTTCTCAATTAATTAGCTGAGTAGCCCTGTCCCATGCACCATCCTCCCAGtgaagatattttttttctactgtccGGTCTGAAACAAGactcctccctgctcccccgcctccccaagggacccaggtgtccagctgCCTGTGCTCCACCCCCCTGTGTGCCCTCAGATTTCCTGGAGGCACCCAGAGCTTGAGGGCGGTTAGGGAGCTCTGGAATCCATGCAGAGGCCATCagtggggcctgggggggggggggggggggttaggtcTGGAGCACCCTAGGGCCCAAAGAGGTGCCTGGAAGGGTGTCTGCACGCGGCCAGGTGGAGGGGTCTAGGGGGGAGGCTGGACAGTAGTAGCAGGACCGCCATCAGGACACAGACCGCTCGCCCCGTACTGATGGACTATAACGACTGCTGCCCCGTGTCGGTACCCAactgcctgggaccaggcaccGCTTGCTGGAGCGTCCCCCAGGCCAGCCTGGTGTGGTGGGCTCTGCTCCTAACCCACCCACCACCCTGCTGAGCATCCCCTCCCCAAGTGGAAAGCAGAGCCCACAGCTGCCCCCAAGATCTCTCCAGAGACAGGAGGCAGCATCAGCAGAAGGACTGAATAATTTAATTCCCCGTCAAAAAAAGGGACTGAGTAAAATAAAGCTCCTCTTAAAATAGTGCAAAATCCTTGCAAAGGctcagccaccccagacgccggTCACAACCCCAGTCAGGTGCTTGACACTGTCCAGATGTCGATGCTCTGGATGATAAGCCACTCGCTCTGGCCCTGCGTCACCCGTATCCTCACGCACTCGACAGGGTGAGGCACCTCCTTCTCCAGACCCCGCCGCTCAAAGACCCCCTTTTTGAAGACGCCTGCAGCAGAGTAGACAGAGCAGTCCCGGCCACGGGGCCACCGCTGCCAGCCCAGCTCCAGCGTCCCTGCGTGCAGGAAGTCACTCTGGCGCTCCTTGGAGCCTGTGCGCACCCGGATGCGGGTGATGTGGGCCGGCTGCTGAAAGACGATGCAGAAGACGCTGCCGTCCGCTGGGGCTTTCCCCCAAAAATACCcctctgctgtgctgtaagcCTTGAGGGGCTCATAGTTCTCAAAGACTGCTATGTCAGTGAACAAAGCCGCTGGCGGGTTGTCCGGCCGGTCCAAGGCATCGGCCTCAAAGTCGTCGTCCTCCAGCCGGTTGATGGTGCCCTGGAAGGAAGAGTAGAAGCCCATGTGTTGGAAGAGGGAGGGCTTGAAGCGGATGACATCGTTCTGGGTGAGCAGGAGGCGGAAGTGGCTCAGCAGCCAGTCGCATGGCATCTCCTggtagaagaggaggaggaagcgaGCCAGGCGGGGAAGGTCACTGGAGTGGTAGAGCTTGCCAATGTAGCCCAGCTTGGAGAACTCAAGGGTGACCCAGTTGGAGCCTTCCCTGGAGGCCAGTGCCTTGCGGATGGCCGTGAGGAAGGACTTGGAGCACTGCACATCATCCTCAATCATCAGGTAGTAGGTGGAAAGGTTGGCGGCAAAGGCAAGGAGGAACGCATAATCCACATTCTGCTTGGACCTGAACCTTACCCGCTCTTCTGGGTCGTTGTAGTTCCTCTTTAGGCCATCCAGAGTGGGGTAAAACTCACGGGGAGCATGGATAAGCAGGAGCCGGCCCAGGAGGAGGTGGTGAGTAAACCTGCGGGCAATGTCAGCAGCCACTCGGGCGTTCCAGCCCGGGTCCATGTCGGCCAggtgcaccaccaccaccatctcctgCAGCTCTTCCTCCGTTGACTGCTCAAAGATAGACTGCAACGTGGCCCGGAGGTAGTAGCCACGTGGCCGCCGCACCGATGCCAGTCCCACTGCCAGGAACTCTGCAAGGCGAAGAGAAGGGATTAGTGAGCTGAAAGGTGACCTGGGATGCATCAGGACGAGCTTGTCCTGCAAGCCACAAGCAGGGAGGCTCCAGAAAGCTCTCTGCATGGCCACCCTGCACAGTTAAtgccatttctgggcacatgtCCAAGTCTGGCAGGTCCTTACTGAAGCCAAAGCCTCCAGCATGTCAGGAAATGCCCAAGACCCTGGACCAAAAGGTGGGGACAGGACACTGCAGGAGGCCAGGGGTTCCTAAGCAGCCTAAAAATGCAAAAGTTGGGGAAGGAACAGTGCAGCTCAGGCAGAGATGGCCCATGGGGCAAGGGATGGCTGCACATCCCGGGAGCATGCTGAAAATCCCAGCCGTCTCTGAACCTCGCGGAGGTGCAATCAGCCCGGGAAGCATATTTGTGCCGTCCCCATGGCCAGGCCATGACTGCATCTGCTCAGACTTGCtgtggtttctctctctctgtgggtCTGTGCAGCGCTTTGCACATGTCCAACCACTGGTTTAGGCATGGGCTCATGTGGGGCTGCCCTAAACTCCTTTCCAAGGTGTGTGCACCTTGGAATTCCTTTTTGTGCATCTGCCCAAGAGCTTGACCCACAACTCCCAGGCTGTGTGGTTGTCCTGGTGGTACAGCCCCACCACCTCCACCTCCCTACCAGAGAGCAGGAAACAGCCCCAGTGAGATGGGGACTCAGCCACCCTCGCTGTAGAGAGCTGAGAAACCTGAAACAGCTGCGGCCACCCCAGACCCAGGGCACAGAAGCAGAGACCAGGCTgacttccctccatccctccatctccccgTGCAGAGTAGCCAAGGCTGGCTGTGGGGGGCAGGAGCCACGCACAGAAGCATGGAGACACACAGGCCACCAGGTACGGGCAGGACCCCAAGCCCCAAAATGTCAGCAGCAGAGCCCTCCCCACCCCAGCAACAGCAGCTAATGGGGCAGGTCCTTGCTGGGACTTAGGACCACAGTGGGACAGATGAACCCAGAGCCCTGCCCAGTCCAGGGCCCCAAAGCCACTCACTCTTGTTGGATGGTGGAGAGCCGGCAAGTAGGTGGTAGGAGACGTTGTGAAGTGCAGAGAGGTTGTCCAGGTCCCGGAGGGCATGCAGGACCCTGTCTTGCTGCAGCGCCTGCAGGACCGCATCTGGGGCCAGGCCCCTGAGCTCCACCTGGACAGGAGCCACAGGCAGCCAGGTCAGACCCCAGGGCCCAACAGGCATCTGCGTGGGGTTAAGGGGGGACCAGGGCACATGGGGGAACCCCTGTCCTGCCCTCCCGGCTCCCAGACCGGGGCAGGCAACCCTAGGGAGGGgagtgggcagagctggggcttgGGAAGGAtgtggggccggggagggggcagaggtggggatttggggatgatgtggggcagggcagggagcagtgctgggggttGGTATCCACGTGGGGTTGGGAGGCTGAGCACAAGCTCCCAAGGGGACAAGGACACCCCAGCAGACAGGATGCCCCAGCAGGACAACGCTGGCGCAGAGACTCACCTCCGGAGGTTCCTTCAGGTCCTGCCCCCGCCAGCTGTCcgtgaggaggaagaggaggaggaggaaggaagctgcAAAGGCAGCCGTGAGGAAGCGCTTCAGCGAGCATCGCATAGCACCGGGCCAGCACGCCGGGGCCTGCGGGAGGAAGCGGCGCGTCAGGGCGCAGCACAGCCTGCACAAAACCAGACGGGCCACCGGAAAGGCACCTGGCTGCACCCCCAGCACGGCTCCCCCAGcccagagcacccaggggtggGCACCCGCGGGGATCAGGAGGCACCTGGACACCATCCCCTTCGGGCAGGCAGGATTCCCCCCAGCGCTGGCCAGCAAAAAATCAGCACCAAGCACAAAATCAGCCCCACCTGCATCCACGGCCACGGTGACCATGAGCATCAGCAGCCCCATGGCCACGCTCTCCCCCAGCTCAGCCACATCCTTTGCTTTGTAGGACAAAAAAGCCATTCCCGGGAGGAGGCGTCACCTCTAAGGAACTCTCATTGCCCTTGAGATATTTTTTCCTGTAGCAGAGGTGTGGCAGGAGGCTAAAAGGCTCCTGTGTTAGCCTGGGGTTTTTCCATTACAAGTGTGGCCGCGACTGCCATGGGAGACCGGGTAATTGGAGAGCAAGCAGGTACCTGGCCCCGCGGGGCAGACGTGGCACGTGTATCCGAATTACTTACAGCACTTGGGCTTGTTTGGGTCAAAGCAGCCTTTGAACGCAAACACGCGGAGGAAGAGCTCTCCCAGGCTGTTTAAGGAAAAGCTGAGAAAGCTTCCAGGCTCGTTTCGGAGCCTCCCAATTATTTCCAGCAAAGTAGGGAAAGTGGAGGCTGGGGAGGCTCGGATATTCCCCAGCAGTCTGTACCCAGTGCCCCGAACAAAGGCAAGGCTTCACCTGGGGCTTCTTAAACACATTACTGCCCAAACTCCCCAGGGAATTTTAAGCCTCATTCAAAGCACTGACAGgtgaaaaaaatgcctttaaagcagaaaacaagcAACTTCAGGCACCCAGTGACTTGCCCAACCCTGCTGCTGGGTAGCAGATGCTCCCAGCTCACCTGCATTCCTCAAAACACAAAGGCTGGGGCAGCACCACCCATTCCCACATCCTCACCCCAGAGCATGTGTCAGACCTTCataattttaagaagaaaaacctgTCCATCTGCCTGCCCAGAAACCCTGGGGGGTCATTAATATCCCAACGCACGGTACCTGGCCCCAGCCCAGGGCCCTAGGAGCAGGCACAGGAAGgcccatctctgcagccagaGACATCCCTGCCACACTGACCTCACCCAGCAGTGTCACTTGTTGCTCTGATAAGCAAATAAAACACATGTAGCTACTCTCTGAGCCTGCCTGGTTTCCTGGGGGGTTATGGCTCACAGCTGTTTGAATTGGTGGCTGCAAAAGTTTCACCTTTGCCTGTGCTTTCAGGAGTGCAACCCAAGTGGAGTCTCTGATGTCTACAAAGGGTTGTGCTCCGGCAGCAGCCTCTGTCTGAGCAGGGCACTGTGTCCCTCTCCCGCGCTCCCGTCCCTTAGGTCACGTCCTTGGGAGCTCATCCCTTGGGCAGATTTGGCTGACATCAGCCAAGGCTTCAGGTTACTGGGAAAGCAAGGCAGACAAACAGCCTGACCACAAAAGTTTCACTTCCTCCAGAGACTGGTTTGAAAAGACTGAGCACATTTTCTCACCTGATTCAGCTTCCACCGGGGTTTGGCTGAGCCACACAGTTAGCAAGACCTGTCTCAACCAAGAGCTGATTCCTGGGAGCTTGAACCCAGCAGACACCAGGGAAGGGAACACGGGTGCCACCACGCTGGCACAGCATCTGGGACCAAGCCGAGCTCTCCGATTACTTCAGAGCACTCGGGGTGGGAATGAGCTCTCAGAGGTGCTCGAAATCGAACCCAGGATCTCCTGAGCCCGGACCTCCACGTTCAAAGCCACGGAGCAAGCTGGGAATGGCGAGGCTTGGCACATCACCACTCGCTGGGTTTTCTCAGATTTACACTCCGTGTGGCCGAGGGCTTTCCTGGCTGATCGGAGGAGGTTTGGCTGCCAGGCAGCTGGTCCTGGATGTAAAACAAGGTGCTGCTAAGCAACCCCCAGCTCCTCACGAGCACCGTTTTTGTCAGTGGATCGGGAGCGCTGGGGCAGAGGGGAGCCCACGGGAAACGTGACGCCCTCCGAGCCCCGCTGCTAGCACAGCTCCTCGCTGCTAGGCGTTTCCCTGCTTTGAAGGTTTAACGGAGAACAACAGGTAACAGACACTGTCCGGTAATTGGCCCCCTAATCAGGTCTTTGTGCACCGAGGCACTGTTTACCCTGAGCAATTCTGTCTCCACGGTAAAATGAAGTGTCCCAACTAGATCGGCACAACTAGGGGCAATGCTGCAGCATGTCACAGGCACGTCACGCTCGCGGCACGTCCCCAGTGCAGCACGGGGCTCAGGCCCGGTCACGCTCGGGGCACCTCCACAGATCATCCCTTTCCCCGTTTCTTCCCCTCCTGCCTTCGGTTCATGCAATCTTCCCTGCAGCTTGGTGCTGCACAGCAAGTCCCCCAGAGCTGTGCCGTCGCAGGGACATTCGGCAtgtggctgggagctgc
Protein-coding sequences here:
- the LOC112983858 gene encoding alpha-1,6-mannosyl-glycoprotein 4-beta-N-acetylglucosaminyltransferase-like; translated protein: MRCSLKRFLTAAFAASFLLLLFLLTDSWRGQDLKEPPEVELRGLAPDAVLQALQQDRVLHALRDLDNLSALHNVSYHLLAGSPPSNKKFLAVGLASVRRPRGYYLRATLQSIFEQSTEEELQEMVVVVHLADMDPGWNARVAADIARRFTHHLLLGRLLLIHAPREFYPTLDGLKRNYNDPEERVRFRSKQNVDYAFLLAFAANLSTYYLMIEDDVQCSKSFLTAIRKALASREGSNWVTLEFSKLGYIGKLYHSSDLPRLARFLLLFYQEMPCDWLLSHFRLLLTQNDVIRFKPSLFQHMGFYSSFQGTINRLEDDDFEADALDRPDNPPAALFTDIAVFENYEPLKAYSTAEGYFWGKAPADGSVFCIVFQQPAHITRIRVRTGSKERQSDFLHAGTLELGWQRWPRGRDCSVYSAAGVFKKGVFERRGLEKEVPHPVECVRIRVTQGQSEWLIIQSIDIWTVSST